GCCCGCTAAAGCCCTAACGATCAGAAGTCCAATAAATGAATCCACTAATCCATGAAGAAATAGGAAGAAGGAAATGCCACCTGTTCCAATCAGCAAAATCTTACGGCGTCCGATTTTATCAGACAGAGGCCCCATTATAATGGCAAAAAGACCAACCATTACTGCGTAAACGGTAACGAGGTTGCCTAAAATTTCAAATGGAGTTCCCAGTTGTTCACTGATGCGGGGCAGAATGGGTGAAATAATCATGACCTGACTACTTGCTGCAAAAACAAGTAGCCAGAGGGCAAAAATAATAAGGTAAGGGTTGCCGTCTTGCTTCTTCGTCATTCTGAATTATTTGAACCAAGATAGAGTGCAGATTTATAAAAAACAGTAAATAATTTTATGAGCAGTTCGGCTATTTTAAAACGATAATTAATGTTTTCTGAAGAGGTGTCGATGAACAATCAAATCACTTTAAAAAATTCAAATATACTTTTTATAACATTATTCTTATTTCTGAAAAAAAAGTAGTTTATTGTAACAAATTAGGATATATATCATCATTAAAAGGCAACCCGGTGTCGCTTTATTTTCGTACTCGATAAAAGTGGTACTATATTTAAAAGTAAAATTAATTCAGACGCGTCGTCTAAGAACCGAGAAGGGTAATTTTTAGCATTATGGCACAATTCAGGCTAAAAGCGATTTCGCAAAAAGGTAAAGTAGTTCAAACTGAATTTGAAGCTGACAATAAGAAAGAAGCTCAACTTAAAGTAGACAGGCTTTCGAAGACCAATGGATTGAAGATCCAGTCGGTGGACGAGAAAGTGATGTTTATGTATAAAGTGCAGCGACCGGGAAAGCCGGTGGTTACAGGTGAGCAGGAAGCATACAGTAAAGAAGAATTAGAAAAAGCGCTCGTTAAGCTTGGCTATAAAGTTAAAAGCATCAATAAAAAGCTTTTCGACTTCAAAGGCGGAGTGCCTCAGCAGGAAGTTGTGACCTTCATCCGGCTATCTTCTGATTTGCTGCAGCAGCAACTTCCTTATGATGAGATCCTGAACCTGCTGTACGAAGATACCCAGAACAAGCGGATGAAAGAGGTAATTAAAACCATCCAGAAAGACCTGAAGGATGGTAAAGAAGGTTCTGAGGTGTACGGAAAGCATGAAGATGTATTCGGTAAGTTTGCGGCTTATATGTTAAGTGTTGCCTCAACCTCAGGTAATATGGCCCTTGTTTTTGAAAGTACCGCAAAATTTATGGAGAGGGACGCTGAGTTTAAAAAGAATATGCGCCGTGCCCTTATGATGCCTGCGGTTACCGTATTGGCTGTAATTGGGGTTGTTCTGTTTTATGTGGGATATATTTTCCCTGCAACGGCCGAAATGTTCCTGGAAATGGATATCGCTCTTCCTCCAATGACGGCCGCTACCCTCGAAATGAGTTACTGGCTGCGGGATAACTGGGTATTGATTGTACTTTCATTCGTTATACCTATTGCTGGTTTTATCTATTTTGTTCGAACACCAAAGGGGCAGCTCTTTAAAGATAAATATATTATACATTTACCCGTTTTGGGTGATTTATTGCATAAAACAAGTATTGAGATTTTTGCCCGGGTGTTTTACACTCTCTATAGTGGTTCAGGACAAAACATCGAAGTTATTAAGGTGGCTTCTGAAGCATGCAGGAACAAATACATGGAAAAGCAGATTAAAGAAGTCGCGATACGAAAAATGCTGAAGGATGGTGCCGGACTTATCGAGTCGATGGAGGCTACCGGTGTTTTTACAAATACAGCTTTAAGTAGATTCAGGCTGGGTGCTGAGTCGGGTGCTTTAAGGGAAAATGCCAAACAGCTGGCCGAGTACTACGAAATTCAAACCACCTATAAGATGCAGTCGGTAATTGATATGATTAATCTGTTTATCAATATGTTTATCATGGTTGCGCTGATTGCTATTACTGTTGTTTCTTCTGAATCAGCCGTAATTCAGCCGAATTCAGGTGTCTAAGAGTTTTAAATGGGAAAAATAAACATACGCAGACATATTGGGGATATCCTTGTAAACAAGGGTATTATCACTAAAGAGCAGTTGCAAAAAGGCTTGTCGATTCTCTCAGAAGAACCAAAAGAGAGCAACCGTAGGCTGGGGCAAATTCTTTCACAGGACCTGGGATTGAACCGGCACCTGATCATG
The nucleotide sequence above comes from Gracilimonas sp.. Encoded proteins:
- a CDS encoding type II secretion system F family protein, giving the protein MAQFRLKAISQKGKVVQTEFEADNKKEAQLKVDRLSKTNGLKIQSVDEKVMFMYKVQRPGKPVVTGEQEAYSKEELEKALVKLGYKVKSINKKLFDFKGGVPQQEVVTFIRLSSDLLQQQLPYDEILNLLYEDTQNKRMKEVIKTIQKDLKDGKEGSEVYGKHEDVFGKFAAYMLSVASTSGNMALVFESTAKFMERDAEFKKNMRRALMMPAVTVLAVIGVVLFYVGYIFPATAEMFLEMDIALPPMTAATLEMSYWLRDNWVLIVLSFVIPIAGFIYFVRTPKGQLFKDKYIIHLPVLGDLLHKTSIEIFARVFYTLYSGSGQNIEVIKVASEACRNKYMEKQIKEVAIRKMLKDGAGLIESMEATGVFTNTALSRFRLGAESGALRENAKQLAEYYEIQTTYKMQSVIDMINLFINMFIMVALIAITVVSSESAVIQPNSGV